ATGATAATGTAGCCGATGCAGGTGATGACAGCCACAGTCAGAGCGTAGGGCAACTGAGTCTTAACGTGATCCACGTGGTCGGAGCCTGCACCCAGAGAGGACAGAATGGTGGTGTCGGACAGGGGGGAGCAGTGGTCACCGAAGCAGCCGCCGCCCATGACAGCAGCGATGGTGGCGTACACCAGATTGGTAGCCTCACCGCCGGTCATATTGAAGGCCAGAGGCATCACGATGGGGATCATGATGGCGTACACGCCCCAGCTGGTGCCGGTGAAGAAGGCCATGAAAGCGCAGACGGCGAAGGCCAGAGCCAGCAGGGTCACGGGGGTCATCCAGCTCTCGGTGACGCTGATGACGTAGCTGGAGGTACCCAGCGTCTTGGAGATGGCGTTGATGCAGTAGGCCAGAGACAGGATCAGCATAGCGCTGACCACGGACTTGATGCCCTCGGTGGCCACCTGGATCATCTCACGGATGTTGAAGGCCTTCTGGATCAGCAGCACGATGGCCTGATAGACGACGGCCAGCACGAAAGCCTCCAGCGTCTTGGCAGAGCCCATGATGACGTAGGTGCCGATGGTCACGGCGATAACGATCAGAGCGGGGATCAGGAAGTGCAGAATGATGTTGGACTTGAAGCCCTCCTTGGGCTTGATGTTGTCCAGCTCACGGGACAGCATGGGGGTGGATCCGTCGGCCACCACCTTGCCGGTGGTGCGGGCACGCTCCTCGGCCTTCTTCATGGGGCCGTAGTCAGGCAGGAAGCCCAGAGCCACCAGGAAGATCATGACGATGGTCAGGATGCCGTACAGCTGGAAGGGGATGGAGTGGATGACGGCGTCCTGGCCAGCCTCCGCCGTGGCGAAGGTGCCGAAGCCCACCACCAGACCGGCTACATACACGCCCCAAGAGGTGAAGGGGAGGGTGATGCAGACGGGAGCGGAGGTGCAGTCGCACAGCCAGGCCAGCTTCTCACGGGAGACCTTGGCCTTATCGGTGATGGGACGCATCACGTTACCCACGAACAGGGGGGAGAAGTAGTCGGAGAAGAACACCAGAACACCCAGCGCAGCGCCCATGATCTGAGCAATGCGGGGCGTGATGTGAAGCTTCTCATTGAGCTTGTTGGCCACGGCCTCAATGGCGCCGGACTTCTGGAAGAAGGCCACCATGATACCGATGAACACCTCGATACCGATGACCCAGATGAAATCGGCATTGCCCAGAGCACTCTGAATGATGCCGGTGAAGCCGAACAGCAGGTCCTGACCGGTGATGAGCAGACCCACCAGAACGCCGCACAGGATGGAGAACAGGGCTTCTCTCGTAATGAACGCCAGGATAACGGCGATCAGAGCAGGAGCCAGAGAAAGGATACCATAATTATCCATATTTACCTCCTCAAGTTTTCAGGTTGTTTCTCTTTTTCGTGTTGTTGCTTGTGTTGCTTGCGTAGTACCACCGATGAACAAGGGCAGACACGCCTGACAGCGATGGTATAGAAATATAACAGGTCTCCATTCGCCTCGGCCGGGGGGGGGACTTCCACTCTGCGGGGGTTCCCTGCTCCGGCGTCAGGAATCTGACACCGGAGCACCCCGTGTGATGAGGAGTAATGGAAACTGGTTATCAAATAGAGGGTAGTCTAAGAGGAAAAGCTTACCAGACCTTGACCAGCTCGTCGGCGTCGGTCCACTCACGGTTCTGCTTCAGAGCCGTCTCCTTCAGCGTCAGCTTGCCGTCGTAGCAGGTCATGCCAAGACGCAGCAGGCGGTTATCCTCCATGGCCTTCTTAAAGCCCTTATCCGCCATCTGCAGCAGGTAGGGCAGGGTGGCGTTGGCCAGCGTCACGGAAGCGGTCTGGGAGAAAGCGGAGGGGATGTTGTCCACGCAGTAGTGCATCACGCCGTCCACATAGTAGATAGGATCGTCATGGGTGGTATCCCGGCAGGTCTCGATGGCGCCGTTCTCGTCGCAGGCCACGTCCACGATCATGGCACCGGGCTTCATCAGCTTCAGGTCCTCACGATAGACAATGTGGTCCTTGCGGTCCTTGGCCCACAGGATGCCGTTGATGATGACGTCGGACTCCCGCAGGCACTTCTCCAGATTGCTGCGGTTGGAGATCATGTAGGTGATGTTGGCGGGGGAGGTCTTCTTGGCGGCCAGCATGGTGTTCATGTTGACATCCAGAATACGCACCTCGTTGCCGAAGGCGGCAGCCAGCTCAGCAGCGCCGGTACCTACCACGCCGCAGCCCAGCATGGTGATGATGGGGGTCTCCACGCCGGTGACGTTGGCCAGCAGCTTGCCGGGGCCGCCGTTGACGGACTGGGCAAAGTGCAGGGCTGCCAGGAAGCCGCCCTTACCGGCCAGCTCGCTCATGGGGCGCAGCAGGGGGAACTTGCCCTCCTCGTCCTGCACATCCTCATAGGCCACGGCGGAGACGTGGCTGCCCAGCAGGGGTGTCCGTCTCGTCGGGGTGAGCGTTGGAGTGGATATAGGTGAAGAGGATCTTGTCCTTGTTCATCCACTTGAACTCCTGGGGGAACAGCTCCTTGACCTTGTAGTACAGGTCGGCCTTCTCCCAGACGGTGTTGGTGTCGGCGACGATAGCGCCGGCAGCCTCATACTGCGCATCGCTGAAACCGCTGCCTACGCCGGCGCCGGTTTCCACGTACACGGTGTGACCGTGACGCACGATCTCATGCACGGTGGCGGGTACGGCCGCCACACGGTATTCATTGCCCTTGATTTCCTTCAGTACTCCGATGACCATTTTTTGTTACCTCACTTTCAAAAATAAAGCGACGAAATCGATAACAGCTAAGTAAGCGTAAACAATGCGATAGCTGTTGTTAAGATTGTATACATCTTTGAACCCGAAGTCAACATTAAAAATGTGGATTTTGAACATTTTGTAAACTTGACTGAAATTCATCATTAAATTTAGACGTTGTATACAATGGTAAGATTTAATATTGCCTTTTTCCCTGCTTTGCTGTACTATATGGATAAACCGTGGATCGTCTGCGGTGACATACTCGGATGGCCTGCCGGTGGGAGTCGGTCACAGGCTAACAGGAGGAATATTATGGAAAAGATCGCAATTCTCCGCTGGGAATCCGGCCATGTGCCTCAGGGCCTCATGCAGCTGGAACAACTGCCCGGCAACAGCACCAATCCGGCATCCTACCCCTTCCCGGTGAAGCTGGTGGAGGTGAAGGGCGCCAACACCGACACCGTGATCCTGCACCCCAGCCAGAAGCTGCTGGAGGACATGATTCAGCTGGCCAAGGAGCTGGAGAAGGAGGGCGTTCGGGCTATCACCACCAGCTGCGGCTTCAACGCTATCTTCCAGGAGGCACTGGCCAACGCCGTGAAGATCCCGGTGTTCACCTCCTCTCTGCTGCAGGTGCCCTTTGCACAGGCTCTGGTGGGTCGTGACCGGGCCGTGGGCGTCATCACCGCCAGCGCCTCCAGTCTGTCCGAAAAGCATCTGCGGGCCTGCGGCATCACCGATGAGATGCACCCCATCGTCATGGGTCTGGAGAACGCCCCGGAGTGGAGCAAGATCTTCGACCATCCTGATGACAGCTTCGACATGGACCTTGTCACCGAAGAGATCCTGAATGTGGCCCGTCAGGGCGTCAAGGATCACCCGGAGATCGGTGCCATCGTACTGGAATGCACCGA
The genomic region above belongs to Vescimonas coprocola and contains:
- a CDS encoding alanine dehydrogenase, producing MAYEDVQDEEGKFPLLRPMSELAGKGGFLAALHFAQSVNGGPGKLLANVTGVETPIITMLGCGVVGTGAAELAAAFGNEVRILDVNMNTMLAAKKTSPANITYMISNRSNLEKCLRESDVIINGILWAKDRKDHIVYREDLKLMKPGAMIVDVACDENGAIETCRDTTHDDPIYYVDGVMHYCVDNIPSAFSQTASVTLANATLPYLLQMADKGFKKAMEDNRLLRLGMTCYDGKLTLKETALKQNREWTDADELVKVW
- a CDS encoding aspartate/glutamate racemase family protein, whose translation is MEKIAILRWESGHVPQGLMQLEQLPGNSTNPASYPFPVKLVEVKGANTDTVILHPSQKLLEDMIQLAKELEKEGVRAITTSCGFNAIFQEALANAVKIPVFTSSLLQVPFAQALVGRDRAVGVITASASSLSEKHLRACGITDEMHPIVMGLENAPEWSKIFDHPDDSFDMDLVTEEILNVARQGVKDHPEIGAIVLECTDLPPFARRIREELDIPVFDFNSMIGHVAMALSLVKLY
- a CDS encoding Rossmann-fold NAD(P)-binding domain-containing protein, translating into MVIGVLKEIKGNEYRVAAVPATVHEIVRHGHTVYVETGAGVGSGFSDAQYEAAGAIVADTNTVWEKADLYYKVKELFPQEFKWMNKDKILFTYIHSNAHPDETDTPAGQPRLRRGL